In Fibrobacter sp. UWP2, the sequence CTGCCTCAAGGTGAGCCTGGTCGCCGCCATTCTCCTTATTGCCCTCGGCATCTTTGCCACGGCAAAATGCAAAAAAAAACCATCGGCTTGATGGTCTCTCTAAAAAAATTTAAGCCGGTTACTAGGTAGCCGGCTTTTTTGTTGGTTGTTTTTTTACGAGGGCATTACTTGATGCCGCTAAACATCACGTCGACAATTCCGCCTGCAAACGCCTTGGCTTCAGAAGCGAGGGAAGCTTCCTTCTTGAGCGGGATTCCCTGTTCCTTTTTCATCTGGAGAATCAATTCCTCGATGCAGTAGTCGTCGTAATCCGTGGTCTTCCAGTAGTTGTCAAAAACAAATTCCTCATCCTTGCTTGCTTCAAAGTCATCATAGGCGGCTTCGCAGTCAGCCTTTTCAAACGCATAGCGAATGTTGAACTTGATCGGGCAGGATTTATTCTTGTAGCTCACCGTGTAGGAGCCCGAGGATTCCTTGAGTTCGTTGATCTTGATAACCACGAGGCCGTCGTACATCGACATCTCGTCGCAATCCGAGGCGCGGATGTCGTTGAGCATCGTCTTTGCGCTGAACTCGTCATCCGGCCCTAAAAAGCGCTTGTAAAAACCGCTCAATAGCGAATCGTATTCGGCGAGGGCGGAATTGCTGTTGTAGAACGAAGCGTAGAAATCCTTCAAGAAGCACTTGCCGCTGTAACGGAACACCTTCTTGAACATGTTGTACGAGGTGAGCCTCTGTGCATTTTGGATGCTCTTCTTGTCGTTATCCGGATCCAGCCAGTCGCCTACCGGGAACTTCTTGCCGCTAAAGGTGTAGTTTTGAGTTTCTTCACCGTCATCGACAGTAATTGTCGACTTCTTGATGAACGCCGTAACGGGTTCCACATCTTCATCGCCCCTGCTCCAAACCAAGTTGCCCAATGTGCCCACCTTGCAAACCGGCTTGTAAAAGGCCATCGTCGAATCCTTGGACTTGTAGGCATACATGCCCTTCTCCAAGTCAATCTCGAAAGAGCCCTCGAGATTGAATGCAGAAGACACGACTTCTTCGTCGCCGCTGCTGCTGTCGTCGCCGCAGCCCACCAAGGAGACTGCGCCCAAAGCGAGGGCAAAGGCTGGAATAATCTTGACAAATTGATTCATTGAACAACCTCAATAAGTATTATGATAAAAATCCGTCAAAGTCGATTTCTTTTACGTTCTCTACAACATACTCGGGTTTGACCTCGAGTTTTTCCAAATCGGACCTTTTGGTCTCGCCGCAAAGAGGCAACACAAAACGGCAACCAGAACGTTTCGCCAATTCAAAATCCGTGTAAAGCCGGTCACCCACAAACAAGATCTCTTCGGGTTCAAACTTTTTGAGAAGCCCCTCAAGCATCGCCGGATTCGGCTTGCCAAAGCTTCGTTCGGGTTCCACGCCGTACGCCGTTTTGAGAAGTGCCATGAAACTCCCGATATCGGGCACCGGACCGCGGGCATCGGGGCAAACAAAGTCGGTGTGCGTCACCCAGAACGGGATTTTACGCTGCACGCGGAAACTGAGTTCGCAAAGCTCGCGGTAGTCAAAGCTGTTGTGGTAAGCCACTAGCACCAGTTCCGTATCTTCTACAGAGGGGCGCAGGTTCAAGCTGGGGTCTTGCGCAGCAAACCACTCGTACACTTCGGGGTTCGCAAAAAAGAAGACATTCTTGATTCCCTTTTCGTGGATGGCATCCAAAGATAGGGACAACGCCGAAATAATGGAGTCCCCCTTTAAGGGAAGACCCATGACCTTGAGGCGATTCTCGTAAAAAACCGGGGATTTGCTGGTATTGTTGCTCAAGTAGTAAACAGGCACCTGTTTGGCAACCCGCTTTACCGTCTCGACGGCACCAGGATACGGGCGACCGCTCAAATAAAGCGTCCCATCCAGGTCAAAAACGACTGCCTTTACCGGTTTGTGGCTCATGTACTTTAAATCTAGCAAAAAGACGCCGGAGTTTTTTATTTTTGGGGCATGAAGACTCCCGATAGCCGTTTTTACTGCCCGCTCATTACCTGTGGCAACATCGTGCTCGACGAAAACGAAAGTTCCCACGCCGTACGCGTATGCCGCGCCGCCGTGGGCGACACTCTGGAGCTCTGCGACGGGCTCGGCCACTACGCCGACGCGACCATCGTGAAAGCCGACGCCAAGGCATGCGAAGTACGGGTCGACTCGGTAGAGGACGCCCCGCGCCCGCGACCGCACGTAAGCCTTGCCATCGGCTGCCTCAAGGACGACGCCCTCGAGGAGGTCGTTTTCCATGCCGCCCAAACCGAAATCGAGAGCATCGTGTTTTTGCGCACCGACTATTCGCAGGAGCCCAAGAACTCGGACCTGCACAAGCAAGTGCGCCGCTCCGAACTCAAAAGCCTGGTAAGCCTAAAGCAATCCAAAAAGCCGTGGCTCACACGCATCGAGGGCCCCGTTGAATTCGACAAGTGGCTCGAGACGTACCAGGGCGACTTGGTCCTGTGCGACATTGACGGCGAAAAGGATTTTTGCGTGGACCCTGTTTCGGGAGACACGACCCCCGTTACGCTCCTGGTGGGACCCGAGGGTGGTTTCTCGCCCCGCGAAATCGAGCTCGTAAAAAAACACGCAGGCGGAAAAATCCACCTGCTCAACTTAGGGAGCACAAGGCTTCGCGCAAGGACAGCTGCCGTTGTTGCCCTCGGCCGCATTTTACGCTAAAGCAAAAGCGCGGTTCCAAGAACCGCGCCAATCTTTATTTATTTGCAAGCCTTGGTAAAGGCGTCAAAGATCTTTGTGGCGGGAAGCTTTTGAACCGCCTTCGACTGGGCGGCGTCCGCATCTCGTCCTACGCCTTGGGCGTTCTCGGTCAGCTGGACCTTGCCCGATTCAAGAGTCGCCGTTACGCGCGAAGTGCAAAGTGTCTTGCCGCTGTTGAACTTGTCACTGAACGTGAGTTTTGCCGAGAGCTTGGGGAGTCCCGGCTTGTCGAGCGTCGGGAGACCCGAATCGTTCAAGTACTTTTGCAAAGCGCCGCACGCTTCGGCAGGACCATCACAAACAAACTGGAATGTGCAGCTGCTCTTGTCGCTCGCATAGCTCACCGTTTGCGTAATGAAGTTCGCCGTACGCACATACTTGAAGTTCAAGTCGGCATGCACGGTCACTTCGCCTGTGGGCTTTCTCTTTTTTACCTGGGCAAGCGAGAATACGGCTTCGCCCGAGGCATTCGTCTTTTCGTGGGCCAAGTCCTTGTTGTCTTGCGTCAAGGCTATCGGGAACGCTTCTACCGGGCCAGCCACGTCAGTGATGGTCACCATCAAGGCCTCGCTGGTCAAATCGGTTTCCATTTTGACTGTCGAAAGGTTCGTCACCACAAAATCCACCAGCTTGCCCATGGCCGTTTCCAGCTTGAGCTCCGGCGGGATTTTTTGCAGGCAAGAGAGATTCTCAAGGTTGAAGGCGTATTCGTCGGCAAGTTTTTCAAAGGCAATCATGTCCGTCGTCATTTTGCGGTAATCGCCATTTAAAATGTCCTTGCGGATAATTGGGTCCAGTTCCTTCATTTTGTCTTGAACCGCAGCCAAATCCACACGAATCTTGGACGCCATCTGTTCGGTATCCACCGAGGCGGTCGCCTGGAACATGCCATCTTGCTTGGGGCCGTGGATAATTTTGGCGCCCTTGATGACGATGTCGGTAGACACCTTCTTTTTGCTCAAAACCGATTCCGAAATGTTGCCCGCTGCATCCTCGGTCTTTGTCACGGCAAACTCAGACTCCACCCTAGAGCGGAGTTGTTTGGCAAGGCCGTCCATGGCAAGCTGGTCGGCTTCCTTTTGCGATTTTTTTGAAACCGCCGTATAGGAGACTGTTGCCGCCGAAGCCATGGTGGCAAGAGCGAGTAGTACCGCGACAATTAACTTATTCATATTATTGTATCTCGAGAATAATCAGTTTCTTTGTGATATTCTGCTTACGCACCTTGGCAAGGTTCTCCAAGCCTTCATAGAACACACTATAAACCATCTGGGCATCATCGTAAGTGTTCGGATCGGCAAATACGAGCACGTCAAACGTATTGCGGCTCATCGAAATCACCTGCATCTTGTTGAACTTCTTGCGAATCTGGACAGAAACCATGTTGGAGATTTCTTCGGCCTGTTCATCGGTAAATTCACCCGTCAAGTGAGCCACCACCTTGTACTGCACGCCCTTCTCGAGGTCAGCAGCCAAACGGTCACGCACCTTGTTTTCGAGTTTTACAATCGCCTCTTGCATGGCTTTTTGCACCAGCACGCGCATGCCCTCACCCTCGTCCTTCATGCGGACAGACTCACTGGCGAGCAAGTTGGCGGTCGAGGCTTCGGTAGCATTCAAATCAATGACGATGTTCTCGTCTTGAATGCTGCCAGAATAAGTGATATTGATGTCGGCAC encodes:
- a CDS encoding HAD-IIA family hydrolase — protein: MSHKPVKAVVFDLDGTLYLSGRPYPGAVETVKRVAKQVPVYYLSNNTSKSPVFYENRLKVMGLPLKGDSIISALSLSLDAIHEKGIKNVFFFANPEVYEWFAAQDPSLNLRPSVEDTELVLVAYHNSFDYRELCELSFRVQRKIPFWVTHTDFVCPDARGPVPDIGSFMALLKTAYGVEPERSFGKPNPAMLEGLLKKFEPEEILFVGDRLYTDFELAKRSGCRFVLPLCGETKRSDLEKLEVKPEYVVENVKEIDFDGFLS
- a CDS encoding 16S rRNA (uracil(1498)-N(3))-methyltransferase yields the protein MKTPDSRFYCPLITCGNIVLDENESSHAVRVCRAAVGDTLELCDGLGHYADATIVKADAKACEVRVDSVEDAPRPRPHVSLAIGCLKDDALEEVVFHAAQTEIESIVFLRTDYSQEPKNSDLHKQVRRSELKSLVSLKQSKKPWLTRIEGPVEFDKWLETYQGDLVLCDIDGEKDFCVDPVSGDTTPVTLLVGPEGGFSPREIELVKKHAGGKIHLLNLGSTRLRARTAAVVALGRILR